Part of the Terriglobia bacterium genome, CCCCGATTTCTGATGCCGGTTACCGTTAGCTGGCTGCTGCGTGCAACTGACTGCAGCGAATAGCAGTTGGAGGGAAAATGATCGTATACAGGACTCAATTGGTCGTATTATTTGTGACGGGGAAGAGATGTCTTTTCGGCTCCAGATAAGCTTGACGCGCAGATGATTTGCGGTTATTCTTATATACGACTGAAACAGTCGCATTTCGAGGTGGCAGCGCTACATGTTCAAGCTATCGAAGAAGGCCGATTACGCGCTGATTGCCGTCAAGCACCTGGCCACGCGCCGCGAAGAACACGCTTGCAGCGCGGGAGAAATAGCCGAAGAGTACGGTATTTCGGGGACGCTGATGGCCAAGGTGCTGCAGCGGCTGGCCAGAGAAGGTCTGGTGCAGGCGCGCCATGGGGCGACCGGCGGCTATCAGTTGACCCGCGACCCGGCGCAGATGAGCGCCCTGGAAGTGATTTCGGCGATCGACGGGCCGGTACTGATTACCTCGTGCGTGACGAATCACGGTAATTGTGAAACCTCGTTGCGGTGTTCGATCCGCGAGCCGTTGCGGCGGGTGAACGAAAGCATTTTGCAGGTACTCAGCACCGTGACCATCGCGCAATTGAGCGAGGACCCGCAGGAACCAGCGCTGGTGGCGCTGCGAACTTAGGAATTTTTTAGGAGAATTTGCATATGGCCGTCAAGCTTCCCGTTTACATGGACAATCACGCGACCACCCCGGTGGACCCCCGGGTCCT contains:
- a CDS encoding SUF system Fe-S cluster assembly regulator; protein product: MFKLSKKADYALIAVKHLATRREEHACSAGEIAEEYGISGTLMAKVLQRLAREGLVQARHGATGGYQLTRDPAQMSALEVISAIDGPVLITSCVTNHGNCETSLRCSIREPLRRVNESILQVLSTVTIAQLSEDPQEPALVALRT